A window of [Clostridium] innocuum genomic DNA:
TATTACTTGTATAGTGTCTTTTTGGATTCAATACAATATAAGCTTTTGTATAGTTGCTACAGCGTACATAATTTCTGAGCATAAGATATCGATTCGCTAAATTTAATAAAATCATTCCTTTTAAATTATTGTCTTCATGTTCTTCGGTAAGCATTTTTTCCAGCATATGAAGATAGCTGTAACATAATTCTATATCGATGTGTAAAGCGATGCTGCTTAAAATAATATATATGTATGCTAATTGGTTTTTACTTCCTTTTTCTCTGGCAACAGGTTCTGCTTCTTTCAGAATAAGGTATGCACGTAATTCTTTGTTCTCTTCATAAAGCTGATTTGCATAATTAATGCGATTTGGTAAATAAGCTGATGCTTCCATAGAGTATGAACTGAAAAAAGCAGATAGCTTCTTTTCATTTGCACCGCTTGCATGGATGTAAAGAAAATCCATGAGGATATCTTTGAAGCCTTTAGGAAATATATTTACAAGCGGAAATAATAAAGAATATTCCTGATCATTCATAAAGATACGATCTTTTAAATATAAGAACAGCTTTCCTAAGAAAAATATGCACTCTTTATAATAGACATGGTGCCTTTGGCTTTTTAGAGAAAGCAAGGTAGTCTCAATTATCCGTATTGCTTCTTCATATCTTTCTGTTTCCATTACACAGTAAAGCTGTTTACTTTGCGTTATGAGATAATGATCTATTTTCTGTGAAATATGCAATTGCTCATTCAAATTAAAAAGCAGCTCCTGATACTTTTCATCTTTTATAAAAACCTGTTCATGATTTTCTAATTTTTTGACTGTGGCTGGAGATATGATCCATTTATAATTGCCGTGTCTTCGATATACATCATTTTGTGATAGCTTTAATACTCTACGATAGTATGGTATTAGGATATGAAGTCTGTCATGCCATTCTTTTGATATTCTCATATAATTTCCCACCCCTTTAATATTAGTATAACATATTTCTTAATTGGACGAAAAACCGGTCTGCAGACCGGTTCATTTTCAATATTTGAATGAGCTGTCAGAGGAATCGCATTATTTTCGCTCTGCTTGAACATCAATCTCCATCTGATAATTGAGTATAACATCACACAAAACGGCGATTTCCTCCTGTGAAATGGAAAGTGTCATAAAATCCCGGATTTTCAACAAATTCGTTTTCATGATGTGAAACAGCTCGGTATGCTCCATCATAAAGCTTTCCAAAAGATTATAGCGGATTTTCTGCTTCTTCACACAGCGGTCCAGCATACAGGTGCCGTGAAACAGGAACTGTATAATGATGTTATTGGAAAGCGGCAAATTGCATTCCGTGCAAATATTGAGCAGTACGCGGTACAGGGCTTCATTGGACTTTGCTATATTGATGGTGGGGAAGGTTGCCTGAAAGCGCTGAAAGATATCGCTGCTTTGACGCTCATTTTTAGAGGTCAGACTCTTATCATTCAAAAATGCCTTTATTTTCTTCTTTCGGTTCACTACATCACTGAGCAGAGCCAACAGATGCATGGTCTTCTGTGAAACCACTTCACTGGTTTCATATAATAGTGGAAGAGAAACCGGATACAGGGAGAAGGAGGGAATGTTTAACGTGGAGATAATGGACTTATCCAATGTCGTAAGCGGCGGCTTGTCACCCACGATGAGTACGCCTTTTCCTATATCAATATATTTGATCAGCTTATATATCTTATCCGTAAACTCATGAAAATCATGCGTCTGATAATAGAGATTATAATCGAAGGAAAAGAAACAGCGGCTTCCCAGAATCTGGTTCAGATGCTGGGCATAATTTTCCGCAAGACGCTCTCCGTGACAGACAATCAATGTCATAATGGTATTCTGACTGATAGATTTTAATGCATAGTAGATAAAATTGCGAATATAGCTTTTATATACCTTCAGAAGACTGATATTGAACTTGTTTTCCACTGTGCTGATCACATTGTCACTCAGCTCCTGGGAATATGCCGTTTCCTTATAATCCAGATGCTCCAGCTGGAACTGGTAGGCAAAGGTATTATCCAGCATATGCTGAATCTGAATGTAGAGCTTACTTAAAATCTGGCGGTCATTTTTCAATTTTGTTTTCGTAAACAATGGGGTCAGAGCCTGATAGACCTTGGATTGCATTTCTATGGATGAGGAATCCAGAAGCTTTGTCCGCGTCATCAGGACATCCTCTTTCGCCTTTTCTATGATGTTTTTCAGCTGCGCAGTTATGACAATGCTTGCATTGAGCTGCGTCTGTAATAGATTTTCCAGTGTTTCACACGGCTGATCCGGATAAATATCTATGATTTCCGGAAGGAGCTGTGTAACTGTTATTCGAATATGGTCCTCCAAAGAATTATCTGCACTCTTGTTTTGAATGACATTTTTGGATATGTTCTCATGTGTGATGACGATTGGTTCATGGTTGCTAATCACACTGGAATACAGATTATTGGATAGGGAATAAACGATCTCATTGCGGAGCTGAAAGAGATTGTAGGTATAATCTGCGCTGAGAAAGGAGGCAATCGCATTTCCGGTTACCTTGATGCGGCTGTTCAGATTCACTGCCTCCTCCTGCAGGAAGGTCAGCACAAGCTCAATCATTTCTTTTGTTGTGCGCTCTTTTACATTGGGATACTTCGCTGTATAAGGTGTCAGCTGTGAGAAATATGCAAAGTTTTCAACGCTCTTATCTATCAGAAAAATCATGATAGGTAAAGGTTTGTTTTCGTTGCTGCAAAGATTGTTGAGATCGTTCCAGAACCGGTAAATCTCACTTTCCTGAAACGGGGTGTAGATTTCCATGATGACCATGGAGATATTACGATCAAGAAACTGCTGCCGTAAAGTGGAAAAGCTTTCATTTATGGAACGATAATCAAAGGTGAAGCTTCTGCTTTTTTTGGAAATACGCTTATTCTGTACGGCCAGATCGAAAAGCTTTTTACAAAAATATTTCTTGCCTGAGCCTTTTTCTCCCTGTAAGGCAATCAGTAACGGCTTGTTCTGGTAATAAAAAATGGCAGGGGTGATCTTACTGATAACCGGTGTCAGTGATTCCTCATAACCGTTTCCAATAATATTCATACCTTTTTTGTAAAAACTGGCGTCACTTGCATCATATACGAATAAATTTTTCAGGTTTTCTTTTCCGGGTATGATTTGGGGAATATTATTGAAATGATATTCGCTGACAATAACATCCTTGGATAAATATAGAGTGGGTCTTCCTTCCACCTTGATGAGCTGTAGATCGTTAAACAGCTGATTTAAAATTCTGGATACGTTGGACCGGTCCAGCTTCAGGTCCAATGCGATATCAAAGGCATTGCATCGTTCAAAGCTGAAGGATTTGTCCGCAAGACTTTCACTGGTGTATTCTCTGACCAGATTCATAATCAGATCCCGTCTGGTTTTCGCCATACTATCACTCCTATTGCTTTTTTCGTGTTAAATTAATGGGTGAAATAACACACAAGCTAGGAAAATATTAACATAATCCATATGAAAAGTACATACTTCCTATGATTTTGCGTGAAATGTAAATGATTTCATCACTTTGTTGAGGTTTCTCTTCGTAAGATGCCTTATTGTGATGACACACTGTTGCTTTTTGTGTCAATTTGACACTGTAATCGTTTTCAATATGATTATAGGTGTCAGATAAATATAAAGATTCAGTAAGAAAGAAGCTTCAGGAGGTGAAGAAAACTGCTTCTTTTCAGATATAGATAGGGAATAACAAATATGAGAGGAGAATCCTATGGAAAAAGCAAGAGCATGGGTGATTGAAGCAAAGGATAAGCTGGCAATGCGTGAGCTGGATATCCTGGAGCCGGGGGATTATGAGGTACTGTTTAAAACAGAG
This region includes:
- a CDS encoding PRD domain-containing protein, translated to MAKTRRDLIMNLVREYTSESLADKSFSFERCNAFDIALDLKLDRSNVSRILNQLFNDLQLIKVEGRPTLYLSKDVIVSEYHFNNIPQIIPGKENLKNLFVYDASDASFYKKGMNIIGNGYEESLTPVISKITPAIFYYQNKPLLIALQGEKGSGKKYFCKKLFDLAVQNKRISKKSRSFTFDYRSINESFSTLRQQFLDRNISMVIMEIYTPFQESEIYRFWNDLNNLCSNENKPLPIMIFLIDKSVENFAYFSQLTPYTAKYPNVKERTTKEMIELVLTFLQEEAVNLNSRIKVTGNAIASFLSADYTYNLFQLRNEIVYSLSNNLYSSVISNHEPIVITHENISKNVIQNKSADNSLEDHIRITVTQLLPEIIDIYPDQPCETLENLLQTQLNASIVITAQLKNIIEKAKEDVLMTRTKLLDSSSIEMQSKVYQALTPLFTKTKLKNDRQILSKLYIQIQHMLDNTFAYQFQLEHLDYKETAYSQELSDNVISTVENKFNISLLKVYKSYIRNFIYYALKSISQNTIMTLIVCHGERLAENYAQHLNQILGSRCFFSFDYNLYYQTHDFHEFTDKIYKLIKYIDIGKGVLIVGDKPPLTTLDKSIISTLNIPSFSLYPVSLPLLYETSEVVSQKTMHLLALLSDVVNRKKKIKAFLNDKSLTSKNERQSSDIFQRFQATFPTINIAKSNEALYRVLLNICTECNLPLSNNIIIQFLFHGTCMLDRCVKKQKIRYNLLESFMMEHTELFHIMKTNLLKIRDFMTLSISQEEIAVLCDVILNYQMEIDVQAERK